The genomic segment TTGCAGTCCGATATAGGGCATTTTTAGCAAATATCGAGGTTCGGGATGTAGCGCAGCCCGGTAGCGCACCACTTTGGGGTAGTGGGGGTCGGCGGTTCAAATCCGCCCATTCCGACCAAAACAAAAACCCATTCATGTAGGGACAGAACAGCGTTCTGTCCCTATATAATTTTATCATGGAGCATGATATTGACGATGTTGATAATAAGTTCCCTCTCATTTGGTTTACTGTTTGCGATAAGTAGAGTAAGTGATGCCAACAAATTATTATCAAGTGTCAAAAGTGACAATTTATCGCATTTTTCAAGAAAGTAAATAAAAACTACTGCAGCAATACGCTTGTTTCCATCTACAAATGAATGATTCTTTACTAAAAAATAAAGCAAATTTATAGCTTTATTAAGTATCGAAGGATATAAATCCTTTCCGTTGAAAGTCTGATAAATAGCTGAAATTGAGCTTTTCAAAGATTCATCTTTCTCTCTGCCAAACAAATCCAAATCTCCTGATTTCTGTTTCATTTTTAAAATAATATCAATAACTTCATCATATTCTAATCGGTAAGCTGATTCAACAGTATTCTCAAAAAACTTTATTCGTTGATTATCATAATCATCAAGAATCATTAACGCTGAGGAGTATTTGTCAAGGAGTTGTAGGAATCCAATTTTTGATTCAGATTCAATTTCAGATGATAAAGTCAAATCAGTTATCAACTTAATAGCATCATTAAGATTCTTTAGTTTATCTCGTTCTTTTCTTAGAATCGAATCATTTAATGCATAACCTTGTAATAAATAATTTTTCAAAACATTATTAGCCCAAATCCTGAATTGTGTTCCCTGCTTTGAATTTACTCGATAACCAACGGAGATAATTACATCTAAGTTGTAAAATTTAATTTTCCTCAGTATCTCTCTACCGCCTTCGATTTGAACTTGTGGTATTTTTACACAAGTTGAAGACTCCTCCAATTCACCCGTGGCAAAAATGTTTTGCAAATGTCTGACAATGGAGGTCCTTTCAGTCTGAAAAAGGGCTTCCATTTGATATTGGTTTAACCATAAAGACTCATCCTGCAATCTCACTTCTACTTGTGTTTTGCTGTCAGATGATTGATATATTACAATCTCGCCTTTCAATTCGATACTTCTTCTTTGTAATATAAAAAATTATTACAAAAATAGGGTTTATTCTGTGAAGAGAAGAAAAAATTTTGAAAATTATATGTTCCCGTCAGTTGATAATATAGACGAAACCTTCGGAAGGTTTCGAACCTTCGGAAGGTTAGGAAAGCATCCCTTCTCATGTCCCGTCAGTTGTTATAATTTACGGATAGGGATAAATCTGTAGTATAGTCGTTAGTTGTAACAAAGATGATACACTTACTTTGGAACAACTGACGGTACAGTAGCAACTTTTGTCTCAATATCAAAGACACTACATCTTCACAAACATTTGCGTCCGGCTGCCAATACGGAGATAATACACACCTCGAGGCAGATGCGAAATATCAATTCTTATATTGCCGCTCCCTGAGCCTGTCGAAGGGTGAGCAGACGGGGTGGTGATAACACATTCTCCAAGCGTATTGAAGATTTTGATGTCAGTAACTTCATCAACCCCACGGTTAACCGTAGGGTTGATATCTACGGCTATTTCAATATATTCGCTTGCGGGGTTAGGGAAAATATTGTACTGCAATTCATCAGCTCTTTCATTAACGCTTGTAGCAATATCGAATGTAAATTTGTATAATAAATGAGCTGCCCAAGTATTTCGTAGGAATATTGTATTTTTATTCAAGTAGGTGCCTGCATTTGGAGTTAATTGCATTATACTATTAACAAATTTAGGAAATTCTATCCAATCTTTTCCTCCATTGTTTGTTATAAATTGCCGTCCTCCTGAATAATTCAGCCAAATATTATCGTCATCATAATATATGAATGACGCCAAGTAAATACGCTCTGCATCCGCTTTTGTGATGAAGCTCCCAATATTAATTTTATTCCATGATATCCAACCATCTTTGGTATTTATCAGAAATATTTCCTGCTTAATAGTGCTATCATTTACCTCAGTTATTTCAAAGCTTGGAAACCATGCAACATTTTTGCTAGTGTATTTTACAGAGACATTTTTGAAAGGAATTTCGAATGAATTCCACGTTATACCGGAATTAAGAGTATGATAATTATAAATTATGGAAATTAAACTATCTTCTTGAACTTTTTGATAATGATTAACATTAAAATGATATTCTTTATCGTTGTAAATTCTTAAATTATATATATATGAGCTATCTTGAATAGCTGATAATGGTATCTCTTCCCATGAAATATTTGTTTTCGAAAATTTAAAAATACCCTTTCTGGTAGATGTCTTTTTTCTAAAATCCCAGTTTGTCCCGAGAATATATAGATTTCCCAATTCATCGAATTGTGGAGAACTAAGCAAAAGTTTTTCAGGAAAATTGTTTACCTCCCATGTTTCTCCAAAATCA from the Candidatus Kapaibacterium sp. genome contains:
- a CDS encoding virulence protein RhuM/Fic/DOC family protein, giving the protein MKGEIVIYQSSDSKTQVEVRLQDESLWLNQYQMEALFQTERTSIVRHLQNIFATGELEESSTCVKIPQVQIEGGREILRKIKFYNLDVIISVGYRVNSKQGTQFRIWANNVLKNYLLQGYALNDSILRKERDKLKNLNDAIKLITDLTLSSEIESESKIGFLQLLDKYSSALMILDDYDNQRIKFFENTVESAYRLEYDEVIDIILKMKQKSGDLDLFGREKDESLKSSISAIYQTFNGKDLYPSILNKAINLLYFLVKNHSFVDGNKRIAAVVFIYFLEKCDKLSLLTLDNNLLASLTLLIANSKPNERELIINIVNIMLHDKII
- a CDS encoding T9SS type A sorting domain-containing protein, with protein sequence MKKFILLFAFILANLIGSTLNAFSSPIVDYEIKQVADFQISDGAKTFNGITFKDSLNGVALIRNQDYEFYIFRTSNAGDSWELISEIDIYDRWVMKGIAPPNVTGISCYGDFICITTQPYLALFGPQPPADTGVYMMSYDFGETWEVNNFPEKLLLSSPQFDELGNLYILGTNWDFRKKTSTRKGIFKFSKTNISWEEIPLSAIQDSSYIYNLRIYNDKEYHFNVNHYQKVQEDSLISIIYNYHTLNSGITWNSFEIPFKNVSVKYTSKNVAWFPSFEITEVNDSTIKQEIFLINTKDGWISWNKINIGSFITKADAERIYLASFIYYDDDNIWLNYSGGRQFITNNGGKDWIEFPKFVNSIMQLTPNAGTYLNKNTIFLRNTWAAHLLYKFTFDIATSVNERADELQYNIFPNPASEYIEIAVDINPTVNRGVDEVTDIKIFNTLGECVITTPSAHPSTGSGSGNIRIDISHLPRGVYYLRIGSRTQMFVKM